The following nucleotide sequence is from Devosia salina.
ACGTCGGATGGCGTCGTCGCACCGTGGCTTTTTCTCCTTTTGCTCGGATTGCCCGGCATCGCGCTCTACAAGGCCGTCAACACAGCCGATTCCATGATAGGGCACCGCGACGAGCGCTACCGCGACTATGGTTGGGCGGCGGCCAGGCTCGATGATCTGCTCAATTGGGTACCCGCACGCCTCAGCGCAATCCTGATCACCGCCGCCTGCTTCCTGGTGCCCGGTGCAAGCCCCGGCAACGCCTGGGCGACCGCGCGGCGCGATGCACCCAGACACGATTCGCCCAATGCTGGCTGGCCCGAAGCCGCCTTTGCCGGCGCGCTGAACTTCCAGCTCGGTGGCCCTCGCAGCTACGAAGGCGAAATCATCGACCTGCCCGCCTTTGGCGATGGCAAGGCCGTCTTGGGCCCGAGCGATATCCTGCTGGCGCTGCTGCTCTATCGACGCACGCTTGATGTGCTTTTGGCGGTAAGCACCGTCCTGGCGGTAATGGTTTTGGTCAGCTGAGCGGCGGGGGCGCATCGCCCTTCATGGCCAGCGGCAGGCCGGCGGCAACAAAATAGACATCGTCGCAAATCTCGGCCAGGCGCTGATGCGCTGAGCCGGCGAGGTCGCGGAAGGTGCGGGCCATGGCGTTGTCCGGCACGATACCGAGCCCCACCTCATTGCTGACCAGGATTACCTTGGCCTGCCGGAACTCCATCAGCGTCGCACTCAATTCCCCGACGGCGGTCGCCACATCCTCATTGGCGATCAGCAGATTGGTGATCCACAGGGTCAGGCAATCGACCAGGATGACGTCATGGTCGTTTCCCGCCTTGAGGATGGTGTGGGATAGGTCGATGGGCTCCTCGATCGTGGTGAAGCGCACTCCCCGGCTCGCCTTGTGGCTGGTCACCCGGTCGCGCATTTCCCCATCGAGAATGTCCGCTGTGGCAAGATAGGCAGGGCGCGCGCCAGCGTGCAGCGCCAAGCGTTCGGCAAATGCGGTCTTACCCGAGCGCGCGCCGCCCAGAACCAGGCAATGTCGTGTCATAATGCGTTCCTCTTCGGGCGCCGCCTCCGCCCAAATGCTTGCGAGCTACCTTCGCCCCAAACGAGGGCTGGGGGCAAGCCGTTCCCCTTTCGAACGCCGCCTGCGTACCCTGCGCGCAAGATGTGACGTCACGGCCGCATTTTCTTGGGTCTACTACTTTCGTCTTAGCGTCTTTCGCATTATGGTCCGCGCCGAATTGACCCCCTAGTCTGGGACTGTTCGAACCGCGCCGGCGTTGCCAGGGTTCGCTTTCCCTCCCACCGACGGAGTTGCCTTTCGTGCCGCGATATTACCTTGGCGTTGACGGTGGTGGCACCAATTGCCGCGTGCGACTGGCCAACGAGCAACTCGAGACGCTGGCCGAGGTCAAGAACGGCCGCTCGAACCTGCAGATCGACGACGGCGAGCCGGCCTACAAGGCGATCAGCGCCGGTGCGCGCGATGTGTTCAAGGCCGCAGGTATCGATTTTGCCGAGGCGGCCAACACCTATGCCTGTTTCGGCATGGCCGGCGGTCGCATGGATTCGGCGCGCGAGGAATTCGCTGCCCGCGCCTGGCCGTTTGCCGGGGTCAAGGTCTATGACGACATCGACATCGCCCATGCAGGCGCCTTGGGTGGCGGTGAGGGCGGCGTCGTCATCATCGGCACGGGGTCGGCCGCCATGTCCATCGTCAATGGCCAGCGCTATCAGGCCGGCGGCTGGGGTTTCCATATCGGCGACCAGATGAGCGGCGCCATTCTTGGGCGAGAGCTCGCCCGCTATGCGGTGGAGGCCGAAGACGGGCTTGTCGAGGCGTCGCCTCTGACCAAAGCCGTTATTGCGGCCCTCGGCGGTTCCAACCAGGCCGCCATGACCTGGGCCTTCGCCACCGAGATGGATCTCAAGCTTCTCAGCCGCGATGGTTCGGAAGGCTGTGATGACGCGCTGATCGGCCGCGCGCCAGGCGAATTCGGCAGGCTCATGCCGCTCTGGTTCGACTATCTCGAACAGGGCGATCCAGTCGCCAGCAAGCTGCTTGCCATCGAGCTGGGCTACATCGACACCTATGTGAAATGGTTCAAGAATCACGGTGCCCAGGTCATGGCGATTGTCGGTGGCCTTGGACAGCGCCTGTTTCCCATCCTGCAGCAGCATTATGGTGACTTCGTCGCCTTGCCCAAATACGAACCTCTGCATGGCGCGGTGATCCTCGCCCGGCAGAATTTCGCGTCAAACTGAGGACCTTGCATTTGTCCAGCCGCATCATTCCCGTCCAGCCCTTCGACTATGTGGTGTTCGGCGCCACCGGTGACCTGACAAAGCGCAAGCTGATCCCCGCGCTGTATCATCGCTTCAAGGATGGCCAGTTCGACGAACAGAGCCGCATTATCGGCGTTTCGCGCTCCAAGCTCAGTGATGCCGAATTCCAGAAGTTGGCCAGCGACGCCATCGCCCAGTTCGTTGAGAAGGACTATCAGGACGAAGAGACCATCAAGCGGTTTCTCTCCATCTTCTCCTATGTGGTCAACGACGTCTCCGACGAAGCCGGCTGGGGCGACCTAAAGAAAGCCTTGCGCGACGATCCCGACATCGTCCGCGCCTTTTACCTCGCCGTGGCCCCGGACCTGTTCGAGCCCATCGCCGAACAGCTGAGCAAGACCAAGGTTTATCGCCGTGACGCCCGCGTGGTCATCGAGAAGCCCCTGGGGCATGACCTGGTCTCGTCCATCGAGATCAACAATGGCGTGGCCAAGATCTTCAAGGAAGATCAGGTCTACCGCATCGACCACTATCTCGGCAAAGAGACGGTGCAGAATCTGCTCGCCCTGCGTTTTGCCAATACGCTGTTCGAGCCGATCTGGAATTCGGCGCATATCGATCATGTGCAGCTGACGGTCGCAGAGAGCGTCGGGGCCGGCACGCGCGGCTATTACGATGAGAGCGGCGCCCTTCGCGACATGATCCAGAACCACATGCTGCAGCTGCTTTGCCTGGTGGCCATGGAGCCGCCGGCCAGCGACGATGCCAATGCTCTGCGCGACGAAAAACTCAAGGTGCTGCGTGCCCTCCGGCCGATCACCAATGGGGATGTCAGCAAGTTCACGGTACGCGGCCAGTATCGCGGCGTCACGTCCGAGACCACCTCCGTGGCCGGGTATCAGGACGAGCTGCCCGAGGACAAGAAGGGCAGCCACACCGAAACCTTCGTGGCCATGAAGGCCGAGATCGACAACTGGCGCTGGGCCGGCGTTCCCTTCTACCTGCGCACCGGCAAGCGCATGGCCGAGCGCGTCTCGGAAATCTGCATCCAGTTCAAGCCGATCCCCCATTCCATCTTCGATCATGCCGAAGGGGCCCCCAAGGCCAACAAGCTCATCATCCGCCTGCAGCCTGATGAAGGCGTCAAGCTCATGATGATGATCAAGGATCCGGGCCCCGGCGGCATGCGCCTGCGCCAGGTGCCGCTCAATCTGAGCTTTGCCGAGACCTTCACCGAGCGCACGCCCGAGGCATATGAGCGCCTGCTGATGGATGTCGTCCGCGGCTCCCAGACGCTGTTCATGCGCCGCGACGAGCTGGAAGCGGCCTGGCGCTGGGTCGATCCGATCCGTGAGGCCTGGGATCGTTCCTCCGAGCCGCCGCAAACATACACGGCCGGCACCTGGGGCCCGAGTGGCGCGGTGGCGTTGATCGAGCGTGACGGTCGCACGTGGTATGAGGGCAACAACTCGTGACCATCGAACGCCGCAGCTTCGCCGACAAGCCGACGCTGGCCAAGGAACTGGCCGAAGCGGTTGCCGATCGCATCCGCACCGCCATTGCCGAGCGCGGCGCGGCCGCGATCGCGGTGAGTGGCGGCTCGACGCCCGGCAAGTTCTTCCAGGCCCTGGGCAAGACCCGGGACATCGAGTGGGACAAGGTCATCGTGACCCTGGTGGACGAACGCTGGGTCGACGAGACCAGCGACCGGTCCAACGCGCTCTTGGTCAACGAAAAGATGCTGCAGGGGCCGGCGGCCACGGCCCGCTTCTTTCCGCTCTATTCGGGCGGTGACGAGCCCACGAACGAGGCCATAGCGAAGACCAATGCGCTGATGGCCGAATTGCCGCAGCCTTTTGCCGCGGTCATCCTGGGCATGGGCAATGACGGCCACACGGCCAGCTTCTTTCCCGGCGGCGATACCCTCAATGCGGCCCTGACCGAAGCGGGGCCAACCCTCGCAATCCGCGCCCCGGGCGCAGGCGAGCCGCGCATCACCTTTACGCTGCCGCGCCTGCTTGAGACCGATGGCCTCTACCTTCATATCGAAGGCGACCAGAAGGCCAGCGTCCTGGATGCAGCGCTGGGCGATGGGCCGGTCGAAAACATGCCGATCCGTGCCGTGCTGCGCTCGGGCGCGCCGGTGACAGTTTACTGGTGCCCCTGAAGGCTCCTGGGGCGGTCCCCAATTGACCGCCCTGGCCGCCTTTGAGCACCAGTCGATAACGCAAGGACAACCGCGCCAGCGGCCCCCTTCTGGCGCGCCCTTGCCCAGCATTGGAGACTTGCCATGACCGTTCGCCAGGCCATCCAGGATGTGACCGACCGCATTGCGGCCCGCAGCCGCGACAGTCGTCGCGACTATCTCAACCGCCTCGACACCTCCCGGGAGCAGGGTGTTTATCGCGCTGCGCTGTCCTGCGGCAACCTGGCGCATGGCTTTGCTGCGTGCTCGCCCGCCGAGAAGGCGGCCCTGGCCGGCAACAAGACGCTCAACCTGGGCATCGTCAATTCCTACAACGACATGCTGAGCGCCCATCAGCCCTATCAATTCTATCCAGACATCATCAAGGAAGCCGCCCGCGAGATTGGCGCCACCGCACAGGTGGCGGGCGGTGTGCCGGCCATGTGCGACGGCGTTACCCAGGGCCAGCCGGGCATGGACCTCTCGCTGTTCTCCCGCGATGTCATCGCGATGGCCACGGCCATTTCGCTCAGTCACAACATGTTCGACGCGGCGGTCTATCTCGGCATCTGCGACAAGATCGTGCCGGGCCTGGTCATCGGCGCGCTGAGCTTCGGGCACCTGCCGGCAGTGTTCATTCCCGCCGGGCCCATGCCCTCGGGCCTGCCCAATGACGAAAAGAGCAAGGTTCGCCAGCTCTATATGGAGGGCAAGGTCGGCCGCGCCGAACTGCTCGAAGCCGAGAGCAAGTCCTATCATTCGGCCGGCACCTGCACCTTTTATGGCACCGCCAATTCCAACCAGATGCTCATGGAAATCATGGGCCTGCACCTGCCCGGCGCCAGCTTCGTCAATCCCGGTACGCCGCTGCGCGACGCCTTGACCCGCGAGGCCACCAAGCGCGCGCTGTCACTGACCAGCCTGGGCAACAATTACACCCCGATCGGCCACATCATGGACGAGAAGGCCATCGTCAACGGGCTTGTGGGCCTGCACGCCACGGGCGGCTCGACCAACCACACCATGCACCTGATCGCCATGGCCGCCGCGGCCGGTCTCCAGGTCACCTGGGATGACATGAGCGATCTCTCGGATGCCACGCCCTTGCTGGCGCGCGTCTATCCCAATGGCGTTGCCGATGTGAACCATTTCCACGCGGCGGGCGGCATGGGCTTCCTCATCAAGGAACTGCTCAACGACGGCTATCTCCACGAGGACGTCAAGACCGTCTGGGGCACGGGGCTCTCTGGGTACACCGTCGAGGCCAAGCTGATCGAGGACAAGCTCAGCTTCGAGCAATCCCCGGACGAAAGCGCACTGCCCAAGGTGCTGACTGGGACCAAGGCACCGTTCCAGCCGACTGGCGGCCTCAAGCTTTTGAAGGGTAATCTCGGCCGCTCTGTCATCAAGGTCTCCGCCGTCAAGCCGGAGCATCGGGTGGTCGAGGCGCCTGCACGCGTCTTCCATGGCCAGGAAGGCCTGCAGGCCGCATTCAAGGCGGGGGAATTGACTGGCGACATGATCGCGGTCGTCCGTTTCTCCGGTCCCAAGGCCATCGGCATGCCCGAGTTGCACAAGCTCACGCCGGCGCTAGGCGTTCTGCAGGATCGCGGCTTCAAGGTGGCGCTGCTCACCGATGGGCGCATGTCCGGCGCTTCGGGCAAGGTGCCGGCTGCCATCCACATGACCCCGGAGGCGATTGACGGCGGCCCGATCAGCAAGATTCGCGACGGCGACATGATCCGTCTCGACGCCAATGAGGGCACGCTGACCTTCCTCGGCGACGAGAAGGAGTTCTTCTCTCGCACCCCGGCGACCGAGGACCTGCGTCCGCAGCATTTCGGCATGGGCCGAGAGCTCTTCGCCGGTTTCCGCAGCCTCGTCGGCGTGGCGGACAAGGGCGCGAGCGTCTTCAACTGATCTCGGGCCCCGGGCCGGTATAGCGGGCGCGCGGCCTTATCAGCGCGCCCGCCTCAACCTGTTCCAGCGCATGGGCGATCCAGCCCACGCTGCGGGCCAAGGCGAAGATCTGCAACGGCGCGTCCTCTGGCAGGTCGAAGGCGGCGGTCATCGCGGCCAGCGCGAAGTCGATATTGGGTTTTTCGCCGGTGAGGCGCTCGCCAGTCGCAGCCAACTCGACGAAGATCGGCGGCACCGTGAATGACGCCATGAGGCCGCGGGCGCGCACATCGCCCTCGGCGTAGAGGCGGTGGCCGAAGCAGGGCAGGGCGCCGCCCTGGCGCAGATGCGCGGCGATGGCCAATTCTGACCCTTGCCGCTGCGCCTGATCGACGAGCGCCCGCATGCTCTGGCTCGCATTGCCATGGAGTGGCCCCGACAGCGCTGCCAGCCCGGACAGCACGGCGGCAGCAAGGGGCGCGCCGGTCGAGGCGGTGACGCGGGCCGCGAAGGTCGAGGCGTTCAATTCGTGCTCGGCCAGCAGCACCAGTGCACGGCGGATCGGATCGGCGGCATCTTGCCGCTGCCACCGCCGCGCCAGCCGCTCATGCATGGGGTCGGTTCCCGGCGCCGCCAGCGCGCCGCCGAGATAGGACACGACCCTTGCCGCATCCTCGATCAGCACCGTCCGGTGCCGTCCGCTTGTCGGCATCTCGGTGGCGGCCAGCTCGGCCATGGCGCGATAGGCCGCGGCGATACCGGGTTGTCGCGCCTGCGCCCGGTTGGCGAAGTCCGGGCGCAGGTCCGAGGCCCAGAGCAACTGGGCCGCGGCGCCCAGCGTCGCCGTTTCTGCCAGTTTGACAGCGTCCTCACCACGATAGAGCAGGCGGTCATCGAGGATTGTTGAAATCGCGGTGTCCAGCACCGGCTCGCCCCAGGCGATGGTTTCAGCGGCCACGGCACGCGCCGGGCGTCGGCCCTGTTTGCGGCTGGCCAGCCGGTCCACGTCTTCCTCACGGTAGAGGCTCTTGCGCGGATCACCGGGATCGGGCCGCGCGGCGATCCGGCCACGACTGACATTGGCATAAAGCGTCTGGGGCTTGGTGCCCAAACGCGCCAGGGCATCTTCGGCAGTCATCCAGCTCACAGGCGCCTCACATTGATCAATTTCATCAAGATTGACGTCAATCTTGATTGGCTCGATCTAAGGCAAAACAGCAAGGAGATGCAACATGTCTAGTCTCGATAGTGTCATTGCCGCGGAAACCCGCCTGTCCGAAGTGGACGGTGTCCAGGGTCGGCTGGTCATCTGCGGCCATAGCCTGGACGATCTCGCCGGCCGCTTGAGCTATGAGGCCGTGCTGGCCCTGTTGCTCGGCGATCTGGTGTCAGACAGCGAGGTTTCGATCAGGGCCGAACTGGCGCAGGCGCGGCTTCGGGCCTTTGAGGAGGTTTCAAGGCTGGATGCTGACCTGGTCTCCCTTTCCGTCACCGAGGCGCTTCGAGCCCTTATGGCGCGGCTTCCCGATGGTGAGGATAAGTCGGCGGCTCTGCTGCAAATTGCAGCGCCCGCGGTCTTCGTGCCGGCCATTGTGCGGGCCAAGGCCGGACAGAAGCCCATCCCGCCCCATGCGGGCCGGGCCCATGCCGAGGACATGGTGGCCATGCTCGGGGGCGCGCATCCGGGCGCCGAACAGGTGCGGGCGCTCGACACCTATCTGGTGACGGTGTCCGATCACGGCCTCAACGCCTCGACCTTCACCGCCCGCGTCGTTGCGTCCACTCGCGCCGGCTATGCCTCGGCGGTGCTGGCGGCGTTGGGGGCCCTCAAGGGACCGCTCCATGGCGGCGCCCCCGGCCCCGTGCTCGACATGCTCGATGCCGTGGGCACGCCGGACAATGCCAACCCCTGGCTGGCCGAGGCCCTGGCGCGCGGCGAGCGGCTGATGGGTTTTGGCCACCGCATCTACCGGGTCCGCGATCCGCGCGCCGATGCCCTCAAAGGCGCCCTGCAGCGGCTCGGGGCGGCCGGCGGCATGGACCCGACGCGGCTGGCCCTGGCCGAAGCGGTGGAGCGCGAGGCGCTGGCCCTGCTCCGGCAGAAAAAGCCCGACCGGCCCCTGGAAACCAATGTCGAGTTCTTCACCGCGCTCCTGCTCGAAGCCCTCGGTTTCCCACGCGATGCCTTTACCGGCGTTTTCGCCGCCGGCCGGGTCGGTGGTTGGATTGCCCATGCCCAGGAGCAGATCGAAACCGGACGTCTCATCCGGCCCCAGTCCCGCTATGTGGGGCCCAAAGCGGCCTGACCCCGATCATGCCACGGCGCACAAGGCCGGGCACAAGTGAGCCGGAACCGCGATTGCCACCGGGGTTCCGGCTCATGACAGGCATGGGCCATAGGAGGGAATGCGGTCGCGGGCGACCGGCTCGACCTTGGGCAGCCAGAGATTGTTCTGCTCATCAAGGACGCCGAAGTCCCCTTTTGTCAGGTTCTCGAGCTTCTTGCCGGCTGACTGACCCAAATTCTCGCAGTCGGCGGTGGCGGCAAGCAGATAGGCAAAGGCCATCTGCGGGTCGTGCCGAAGGCTCAGGAGCGCTGCTGTATCATGCGCAGATGACACGCCGCAGGATGCAATAAGACAGGCAAGTCCAAACACAAACCGCATTTCGTACCCCCTTTGTTCCCAAGCAACGGTTGCCTTTTTGTTCTGGTGCGTCAAGTCAAATTCGTTAACGACTCCTTCCGAACAGTCTTTCGATGTCGCCCTTCTTGAGTTCGACATAGGTGGGGCGGCCGTGAATGCACTGGCCGGAATGGGGCGTGGCCTCCATGTCGCGCAGGAGGGCGTTCATTTCATCCACCCGCAACCGGCGGCCCGAACGCACCGAGCCATGGCAGGCCATGCGGCCGATCAGGGCATCCATGCGGTCGGTCAGCGCCGCGGCGCTGTCCCATTCGCTGAGGCCATCGGCGAGGTCGCGCACAAGGCCGGATATGTCGGTATTGCCCAGGAGGGCAGGGGTCTCGCGCACGGCGATGGCACGGGGACCGAAGCGATCGAGATAGAGCCCGAAGCGCTCCAGTTCAGGCGCCGCCTCTTCGAGGCGCGCGCAATCCTCCTCGGGCAGTTCGACGATCACCGGGATCAATTGCGCCTGGCTCGGCACCGGGCCGGCGGCCAGTTGCGCCTTGAACCGCTCATAGACGAGACGTTCATGGGCCGCGTGCTGGTCGACCAGCAGCAGGCCGGTGCCGTTCTGGGCGATGATGTAATTGTCGAACATCTGAGCACGCGCCGTACCGAGGGGGTAATCCACCGGCTCGGGGGCGAAATCCACCGGCTCGACCCGGGCACTCGGTTCGGTGAAGCCGGAAAGCTGGCCCGGGCGCCGGTCGAAATAGAGGGCTGCGCGTTCGCTTGGCCCATTGAAGCCTTGCGGCCGATGGCTGGATGTTGGCGGCGCAACCGGCGCAGGGGCCGAAGGCTCGGCCATTTCCGGAGCCGAGAAGGCGCCCAGAATGTCTTCGGCCACGCTGGTGGAGGCCTTGAAGCCGGCGGCCGCCAACGCCATGCCGATGGCCTTGATGACCGCACCGCGCACCGCGCCCTGATCGCGGAACCTGAGCTCCGCCTTGGCCGGATGGACATTGACGTCAACCTCGGCCGGGTCGATGGCCAGATAGAGCGCGACCACCGGGAAGCGGTCGCGGAAAGTATAGTCTGCATAGGCGGCGCGCACGGCGCCCACCAGCACCTTGTCGCGCACCGAGCGGCCATTGACGAAGTAGAACTGGGAGAGCGAATTGGCCCGCGTATAGGTGGGCAGCCCGGCCAGGCCCGCCACGACAATGCCATGCCGCGCCGTGGCCAGGGTGACCGCGTTGTCGACGAAGTCCCCGCCCATCACCTGGCCGAGGCGGGCGCCGAGCGCGCCTTCGCCGGAGACGGCCGGCCAGTTCGAGGCGGTGCGGTCACTACCCTCGAGCACGAAATGCACTTGCGGATTGGCCATGGCCAGCCGCTTCATCACATCGGTGATGGCGGCGGTTTCGGCGCGGGCGCTCTTGAGGAATTTGCGGCGGGCCGGCACCTGGGCGAAGAGATCGCGGACCTCGATCACCGTGCCCCGGTTCATCGCCTGGGGCATGGGGCCGGAGCGCCGGCCATTGTCGACCACGAGCACCAATCCGCTTTCCGCCTCGGCCGTGCGCGAGGCGACGGACAGGCGGGCAACCGAGCCAATGGACGCCAGCGCCTCGCCCCGAAAGCCCAGCGTACGGATGTCGTCGAGATCGTCGGCCGAGAGCTTGGAGGTGGCGTGGCGCTCCACCGAGAGCAGCAGGTCGTCGCGGTCCATCCCGTGTCCGTCATCGGCAATGCGGATGAGGTCCATGCCGCCATTGGCCGTGGTGACGGTGATGCGGCGAGCGCCCGCATCGATGGAGTTTTCGACCAGTTCCTTGACCACGCTGGCCGGGCGCTCGACCACTTCGCCGGCGGCGATGCGGTTGATCAGGTCTTCGGGTAGCTGGCGGATGGGCAAGGGCGATTCTCCTGAGCGCCAATATAGGGCAGGGCGGACGGCCTGCCGACCCGGCTGGCAGATTGTGCCCATGCCAATTTGCCGCCCCGGCCATTCGGCTTGCGGTTGCACGGTGAAAAGCGGCTTTCGCCAGTCAAATTGAAGAAGAGGCGAAAGCCGCTCCCCACGATCAGGATTTCTTGCGCTCGCATCGAGCGGCCCCTTTTTGAGGTTGCCCTTCCTCTCAAGAAGGGCGGGCGCATTGCGTCTGGCGCGAGATTGGTGACGGCCCGGAAGCTGCAGATGCCAATACCATTGACCCGTCCCCCCAACCGGGTTCACCTAGCCCCATGACGACCATCCAGCCGGGCCCAGCCAGAAGTTGGAGCCGACGGGCCAACGCCATCTGGGACGCTGTGGCCTATCATCTCTCGCCGCCCGGCCTGTTGGTGGGGGCGATATTTTTCGCGCTGTCGCTGACGCCTTCGCTGCTGCCGCGCACCGAATTGGTGCAGGGGGGCCTTTCGGGGGGCTGTTTTGCCGTGGGCTATGGCTTGGGCAATCTGGCCCACTGGCTCTGGGGCTTTCTTGGCCTCAAGGTGCCGCCGGGCCGGATCACCCGCGCCCTGGGCGCAATGGCCGGGCTGGCCTGCCTCGCCCTGGTGCTGGTGGCGCTCAGCTATGCCAATACCTGGCAGAATTCGGTGCGCTCGGTGATGGGCATGACCCCGGTCGACCAATCCCAGCCGCTGGTGATTGCCTCCATGGCACTGCCGGTGGCGGCGGGCTTGCTGATCCTGGGCAAACTGCTGGTGACGCTGATCCGGCTGGTCTGGCACTGGCTGATGCCGCACCTGCCGCGCCGCGCCGCCTTTGTGCTGGCCACCGCGCTGGTGGTCGCCCTGGTCAGCATCCTGGTCAACAATCTGTTCCTGCGCACCGCGCTGCGCGCGGCAGACAATTTCTACGAGCGGCTCGATGCTCTGGTGTCGACCGAGGCGGAGCCGCCGCCGCATTGGTACCAGACCGGCAGCGCCGCCTCGCTGATCGACTGGGACACGATTGGCCGCGACTCGCGCGTCTATGTGCAATCCGGGCCCGATGCGGCGGCCATCGAGGCGCTGACCGGCAGGCCGGCGATGGAGCCCTTGCGCACCTATGTCGGCCTGCGCTCGGCGCCAACGGCCGAGGCGAGGGCAGCGCTGGCCCTGGCCGAACTCAGGCGCATCGGCGCCTTCGACCGGTCGGTGCTGGTGCTGGTGATGCCGGTGGGCACGGGCTGGGTGGACCCGGCGGCCATCGACACGCTGGAATATCTCCATGGCGGCGACGTCGCCAGCGTGGCGGTGCAATATTCCTATCTCACCAGCGTGCTCTCGCTGTGGATCGAGCCCGAACTGGGCACCGAGACGGCCCAGGCCCTGTTCAACGCCGTCTATGGCTACTGGACCCAATTGCCCCAGGACGACCGGCCGCGCCTTTATCTGCATGGGCTGAGCCTGGGGGCGCTCGCCTCGCAGAATTCCACCACGGTCTATGACGTGCTGGCCGACCCGTTCGATGGGGCGCTCTGGGTGGGGCCGCCCTTCCCCAGCCCGATCTGGAGCCGCGTGACGCAGAACCGCCAGCCAGGATCCCCCGCCTGGCTGCCGCGTTTCGGCAATTCATCGGCCATCCGCTTCATGAACCAGTCGGGCGCCGCCGGATGGGAGGGGTTGAACTGGGGGCCGATGCGCATTGTCTTCCTGCAATATGCCAGCGACCCGATCGTGTTCTTCTCCTTCGACGCG
It contains:
- the mutL gene encoding DNA mismatch repair endonuclease MutL; translation: MPIRQLPEDLINRIAAGEVVERPASVVKELVENSIDAGARRITVTTANGGMDLIRIADDGHGMDRDDLLLSVERHATSKLSADDLDDIRTLGFRGEALASIGSVARLSVASRTAEAESGLVLVVDNGRRSGPMPQAMNRGTVIEVRDLFAQVPARRKFLKSARAETAAITDVMKRLAMANPQVHFVLEGSDRTASNWPAVSGEGALGARLGQVMGGDFVDNAVTLATARHGIVVAGLAGLPTYTRANSLSQFYFVNGRSVRDKVLVGAVRAAYADYTFRDRFPVVALYLAIDPAEVDVNVHPAKAELRFRDQGAVRGAVIKAIGMALAAAGFKASTSVAEDILGAFSAPEMAEPSAPAPVAPPTSSHRPQGFNGPSERAALYFDRRPGQLSGFTEPSARVEPVDFAPEPVDYPLGTARAQMFDNYIIAQNGTGLLLVDQHAAHERLVYERFKAQLAAGPVPSQAQLIPVIVELPEEDCARLEEAAPELERFGLYLDRFGPRAIAVRETPALLGNTDISGLVRDLADGLSEWDSAAALTDRMDALIGRMACHGSVRSGRRLRVDEMNALLRDMEATPHSGQCIHGRPTYVELKKGDIERLFGRSR
- a CDS encoding alpha/beta hydrolase, translated to MTTIQPGPARSWSRRANAIWDAVAYHLSPPGLLVGAIFFALSLTPSLLPRTELVQGGLSGGCFAVGYGLGNLAHWLWGFLGLKVPPGRITRALGAMAGLACLALVLVALSYANTWQNSVRSVMGMTPVDQSQPLVIASMALPVAAGLLILGKLLVTLIRLVWHWLMPHLPRRAAFVLATALVVALVSILVNNLFLRTALRAADNFYERLDALVSTEAEPPPHWYQTGSAASLIDWDTIGRDSRVYVQSGPDAAAIEALTGRPAMEPLRTYVGLRSAPTAEARAALALAELRRIGAFDRSVLVLVMPVGTGWVDPAAIDTLEYLHGGDVASVAVQYSYLTSVLSLWIEPELGTETAQALFNAVYGYWTQLPQDDRPRLYLHGLSLGALASQNSTTVYDVLADPFDGALWVGPPFPSPIWSRVTQNRQPGSPAWLPRFGNSSAIRFMNQSGAAGWEGLNWGPMRIVFLQYASDPIVFFSFDADWRRPAWFDEPRGPDVSPALNWYPLVTFLQLALDAALAQTPPVGYGHVYAPADYIDAWTAVTQPQGWTPTALDALKQAINPDDYAVSASDPRHH